A region from the Chanodichthys erythropterus isolate Z2021 chromosome 5, ASM2448905v1, whole genome shotgun sequence genome encodes:
- the LOC137020220 gene encoding trace amine-associated receptor 13c-like produces MSNWGVPNTDNQTIQYCFPNNNLSCSKSFRPEAEYIAVYIFIAVTSVFTVFLNLLVIISISHFKQLHTPTNVLILSLAVADLIVGLILMPVQGMKLIEPCWYFGEIFCLIFPLILYVVLTASLGNMIIISVDRYIAVNDPLRYPMKVNNNRAVVSIVVNWLLSFIYNFYLLYEFLLYPERNHTCVGECILSVKFENVMLDALVCLVVPCLIIIPLYVKICFVANYQAKHLNSVTDKKVKSEKKAARTLGIVVLVYLLCWMPYYLTSLSVGHDENDSLLINVMDWIVCMNSCMNPLIYAMFYRWFRLSAKYILTKKIFEPSSAYLNLFPEEK; encoded by the coding sequence ATGTCTAACTGGGGAGTGCCAAACACAGATAATCAAACCATTCAATACTGCTTTCCAAACAACAATTTGTCTTGTTCCAAGAGTTTCCGACCTGAAGCGGAGTACATTGCTGTGTACATTTTCATTGCTGTAACATCTGTGTTCACCGTGTTTCTGAACCTGTTGGTGATCATCTCCATCTCACACTTCAAGCAGCTCCACACTCCCACCAATGTGCTGATCCTCTCTCTGGCAGTGGCTGATCTGATCGTAGGACTGATTCTCATGCCAGTGCAGGGAATGAAACTGATTGAGCCATGCTGGTACTTTGGAGAAATATTTTGCTTAATATTTCCTCTTATTCTTTATGTGGTTCTCACAGCATCTCTTGGTAATATGATTATTATATCCGTGGATCGATACATTGCTGTGAATGACCCTTTGCGATATCCAATGAAAGTCAATAATAACAGAGCTGTTGTTTCTATTGTTGTAAACTGGTTATTGTccttcatatataatttttatctgTTGTATGAGTTTTTACTGTATCCAGAGAGGAACCACACATGTGTTGGAGAATGCATACTTTCTGTAAAGTTTGAAAATGTAATGCTAGATGCTCTGGTTTGTTTAGTGGTAccttgtttaataattattcctTTATATGTGAAAATCTGCTTTGTAGCAAACTATCAAGCGAAGCATTTAAATTCAGTCACAGACAAAAAGGTCAAATCAGAAAAAAAGGCTGCAAGAACCTTAGGGATTGTAGTACTGGTTTATCTTCTTTGCTGGATGCCATACTATTTAACTTCTCTTTCTGTTGGACATGATGAAAATGACTCACTGTTAATTAATGTAATGGACTGGATTGTGTGCATGAATTCCTGTATGAATCCACTTATATATGCAATGTTTTATCGATGGTTCAGACTGTCAgcaaaatacattttgacaaaaaaaatatttgaacctTCATCTGCATACTTAAATCTGTTCCCAGAGGAAAAATGA